The Salvia splendens isolate huo1 chromosome 21, SspV2, whole genome shotgun sequence genome includes a window with the following:
- the LOC121785549 gene encoding probable protein phosphatase 2C 57 isoform X1, with translation MEDTRVIVNNADGDREKYSSGDGRPPIPNSLGGRGAYRHCLDSGGTPPLRTKALVRHPSLQLRSRAPDNSAEPRRFNGDDGVAEYVPLLRSGAWADVGSRSSMEDAYVCADNMMNDYGLNGSSDMPSAFYGVFDGHGGKHAADFACSNLPRFIVEDGDFPHDIDRVLSSAFLQTDAAFAEACSTDEDLASGTTALAALVIGRSLVVANAGDCRAVLCRRGKAIEMSRDHKPVCLRERLRIEASGGYVYDGYLNGQLNVARALGDWHMEGLKGEDGGPLTAEPELMTTKLTEEDEFLIIGCDGLWDVFMSQNAVDFARRRLQEHNDPSMCSKDLVDEALKRKSGDNLSVVVVCFHPEPPPNLVVPRGRVHRSISAEGLKELQGFLDDLDI, from the exons ATGGAAGACACTAGGGTAATTGTCAACAATGCTGATGGTGACAGAGAAAAGTATAGCTCCGGAGACGGACGGCCGCCGATTCCGAACTCTCTAGGCGGCCGGGGGGCCTACCGACACTGCCTGGACTCAGGCGGCACGCCGCCTTTGAGAACTAAGGCCCTTGTTCGCCACCCCTCTTTG CAGCTGAGGAGCAGAGCACCAGATAATTCAGCTGAACCAAGAAGATTTAATGGAGATGATGGTGTTGCTGAATATGTCCCCCTTCTCCGATCGGGAGCATGGGCGGATGTTGGCTCTCGCTCGAGCATGGAAGATGCATATGTTTGTGCAGACAACATGATGAATGACTATGGTTTAAATGGTTCTAGTGACATGCCTAGTGCTTTCTATGGG GTTTTTGATGGACATGGAGGAAAACATGCTGCCGACTTTGCGTGCTCTAATTTGCCAAGATTCATTGTGGAGGATGGAGATTTTCCGCATGATATTGATAGAGTTCTGTCATCAGCATTTTTACAAACGGATGCTGCTTTTGCAGAAGCTTGCTCCACAGATGAAGATCTTGCTTCAGGCACCACTGCTTTAGCAGCTCTGGTAATTGGGAG ATCACTGGTGGTGGCCAATGCCGGAGACTGCAGAGCAGTGCTCTGTCGAAGGGGTAAAGCAATTGAGATGTCGAGAGATCACAAACCGGTTTGCTTGAGGGAAAGGCTTCGTATAGAAGCCTCAGGAGGTTATGTATACGATGGCTATCTCAACGGGCAGCTCAACGTTGCTCGTGCATTGGGCGATTGGCACATGGAAGGACTGAAAGGTGAAGATGGCGGTCCACTTACAGCGGAGCCTGAGCTCATGACCACCAAGCTCACTGAAGAAGACGAGTTTCTCATCATAGGGTGTGACGGCCTGTGGGACGTGTTTATGAGCCAAAACGCAGTGGATTTTGCTCGTAGACGACTCCAGGAGCATAATGACCCATCGATGTGCAGCAAGGATCTTGTGGACGAGGCTTTGAAACGAAAGAGTGGAGATAATTTATCGGTGGTCGTGGTCTGCTTCCATCCTGAGCCACCGCCTAATTTGGTGGTCCCTCGCGGAAGAGTGCACCGGAGCATCTCCGCTGAAGGTTTGAAGGAGTTGCAGGGCTTCTTGGATGACTTAGATATTTGA
- the LOC121785549 gene encoding probable protein phosphatase 2C 57 isoform X2: MEDTRVIVNNADGDREKYSSGDGRPPIPNSLGGRGAYRHCLDSGGTPPLRTKALVRHPSLLRSRAPDNSAEPRRFNGDDGVAEYVPLLRSGAWADVGSRSSMEDAYVCADNMMNDYGLNGSSDMPSAFYGVFDGHGGKHAADFACSNLPRFIVEDGDFPHDIDRVLSSAFLQTDAAFAEACSTDEDLASGTTALAALVIGRSLVVANAGDCRAVLCRRGKAIEMSRDHKPVCLRERLRIEASGGYVYDGYLNGQLNVARALGDWHMEGLKGEDGGPLTAEPELMTTKLTEEDEFLIIGCDGLWDVFMSQNAVDFARRRLQEHNDPSMCSKDLVDEALKRKSGDNLSVVVVCFHPEPPPNLVVPRGRVHRSISAEGLKELQGFLDDLDI, from the exons ATGGAAGACACTAGGGTAATTGTCAACAATGCTGATGGTGACAGAGAAAAGTATAGCTCCGGAGACGGACGGCCGCCGATTCCGAACTCTCTAGGCGGCCGGGGGGCCTACCGACACTGCCTGGACTCAGGCGGCACGCCGCCTTTGAGAACTAAGGCCCTTGTTCGCCACCCCTCTTTG CTGAGGAGCAGAGCACCAGATAATTCAGCTGAACCAAGAAGATTTAATGGAGATGATGGTGTTGCTGAATATGTCCCCCTTCTCCGATCGGGAGCATGGGCGGATGTTGGCTCTCGCTCGAGCATGGAAGATGCATATGTTTGTGCAGACAACATGATGAATGACTATGGTTTAAATGGTTCTAGTGACATGCCTAGTGCTTTCTATGGG GTTTTTGATGGACATGGAGGAAAACATGCTGCCGACTTTGCGTGCTCTAATTTGCCAAGATTCATTGTGGAGGATGGAGATTTTCCGCATGATATTGATAGAGTTCTGTCATCAGCATTTTTACAAACGGATGCTGCTTTTGCAGAAGCTTGCTCCACAGATGAAGATCTTGCTTCAGGCACCACTGCTTTAGCAGCTCTGGTAATTGGGAG ATCACTGGTGGTGGCCAATGCCGGAGACTGCAGAGCAGTGCTCTGTCGAAGGGGTAAAGCAATTGAGATGTCGAGAGATCACAAACCGGTTTGCTTGAGGGAAAGGCTTCGTATAGAAGCCTCAGGAGGTTATGTATACGATGGCTATCTCAACGGGCAGCTCAACGTTGCTCGTGCATTGGGCGATTGGCACATGGAAGGACTGAAAGGTGAAGATGGCGGTCCACTTACAGCGGAGCCTGAGCTCATGACCACCAAGCTCACTGAAGAAGACGAGTTTCTCATCATAGGGTGTGACGGCCTGTGGGACGTGTTTATGAGCCAAAACGCAGTGGATTTTGCTCGTAGACGACTCCAGGAGCATAATGACCCATCGATGTGCAGCAAGGATCTTGTGGACGAGGCTTTGAAACGAAAGAGTGGAGATAATTTATCGGTGGTCGTGGTCTGCTTCCATCCTGAGCCACCGCCTAATTTGGTGGTCCCTCGCGGAAGAGTGCACCGGAGCATCTCCGCTGAAGGTTTGAAGGAGTTGCAGGGCTTCTTGGATGACTTAGATATTTGA